The following is a genomic window from Tripterygium wilfordii isolate XIE 37 chromosome 19, ASM1340144v1, whole genome shotgun sequence.
TGTGTCTGCTCATTCACCTATCTAATGGAGATTCCAGTCCAAGTCGAAAGCGATAGCGAAATGCCTGTCTGTACAAATGATTCCGCTTTCAACAAGCGTCATTAGCATATGCGTGCCGTTCTTTACTTGGAAAACGATTGATACGAGACTGATGGGTGGGGAAAGGCTTACACACCATCCCTTAGAATAATGGAGAAGGCTGGATTGACTGGCTTGCTTCCCTTACCGAACTAACAGAAGGCAATTCATTAAGTATGACTTGTAACGGCGAATTCTTGttgggacaacaaaatgtattggagacgtgttttgcttaggtggttgagaatgagaatgaaatgtTACATATATTGGTAAAATGATGGCTTAGTTTTTGGTAGGGAAAAGAATCGAAAATGCCCCTGAACTTTGATCACTGGGTCGATTGAGCTCCTAAACTTCATTTCGCGTCAAAGATGCCCTTGAACTATGATGAATGATGTTAGTTACCCCTTCTCACATTTTGCATCCAAATTTGTTGATTAGGCAAGATTTTTCCATTAAATGCCTTACATGTTGCCAACATGGAAGCCACGTGTCTTGCAAAAATGGTATATTTAAACCCCTGTACTTTGATAAAATGGGTCAAATAAGTAAATTTGTATGAAAAATGTGACGGAGGGGTAACAGACATCATTCGTTATAGTTCAGGGGCATGTTTGACTCGAAATGAAGTTTAGGGGCTCAATCGACCTAGTAATCAAAGTTCAGGGGTCTTTTtgattcttttccctttttcatAATAGAGGTGGacacaatatttatttttaatataattgtGAGTCTGGTTGAAGTtaacatggaggccaaccaTCTCCTATGCCCCATGCTTGGCCCATTAAAAGAGAGACAATAAAATAGTATTGTTGTAGCCAAAATAGTATTCATGGCCCAACAAATTTGTGAAAAATACCATTCCCTCGCCCTTCCTTAAAAGCTTTAACTTGGTTGGATCTTAGTAAAATTTGTAGAGGGCATCGATAACATGTGTCTTAAGGACATTTTTTAAGGATTCACTAGTGCAAACCGCAATATCACGTGTGTGATGAACACTCTCTCATCtagttttttaaacttaaaatacagatttttttttccaaattctaACATActtttttcatccttatctaaTATTCTAAGGACACCTATCATCATTTTTCTTGGTAAAATGAGTCGGTGTTGGTTCTTTCAATTTGGGAATTAGGTTTTGGTTATATTGTTCCTTTGCGGGCTTTGCACAACCCTAATCTAATGTCGCCGTAAATCAGCCATAAACCTAAATGTTACTCggatttaaaaaaatgttgaaaAGGACAAAACAATACATTATTGATTTATAGTTTTATCCATTACCTATGCATTAGATTTTAGGACCATtacctataaataaataaataactaataacaaaaatcaaagaGTTGGGTGTTGAAGGCTTGAGCGAAGGTCGTCgtcgtctctctctctcgtgcAACCACAGAGAAACCAGGAGCGAGAGAACATGCCCCAACTACATGCGGCGTCGCAAATGATAAAGCCGGAATACGACGATGTAGAGAGCTCTAAGATCGTCGTCTTTGCTGATCTAAACGCCAATCCTCCTGAAACAACCGACCAAGATCCTCTCCTACGCGCTTCGGCGACTGAGCCTTCTAGGTCTCActctctttcatttttattttctatttcagTTAAATTCACATGGATTAGACTTTGATCTCGCAAACAACGAACAGATTGAACGTGAATGGTGAAAGCAGCGTATGTAGAAGTGGAATAACGAGCAAAGACAACGATGGGACTGAAGGTAAAGGAAAAACCTCGAATAAGATAGGAAAATCGCGTTCAAGAAACGCAAGTAAGGGAGAGGCGTCGTGTATTGATTATGGAGGAGATGCGGATGCAGAACAGCCAGGTCCACCCCCTCCATCTTCTCGCGAGGAGAAAGTCAGCAGCCTCAAAACCGTCTGTACTCTTGCTCTTAATTTTTTAACATACTTTGAGTGGGAATTTTATTGGATTAAAGTTTCCCGGAGAACATAACAGACTAGTGTGGCACAATAGATATTGATTtttagtttattattattaagctTGTTGTTGTTAGTAGACAGCACTACAGCAGGAACTGTAAGAAATTTCACTCTACATTGCCTTTTCACTTGAAGACGGAAATCATATTTCTGTAAAACATGAGGACATGATTATTTCACTAATTTTAGagtaccttttgctatgaacaCTTAAGGAGATAGAAACTTCCAAGGCTCCATTTTGTGAATTAGGAAAATAGCATGATTTGACATCCCCCCTCtacatggaattgcttaacaatAGATATGTCAGACTCATTTCGCATATAAATGCTGTAATTTGTTTGACGGGTGAGCTTTCTACATCTCCAAAGTATCCTGTGACTAAGTCTTTACGAGTCTTTAATAAATTTGGATGTACTGTATACATCTGCTTGATTACTCGCTGACTTGTGGCACTCCTGTAGGGTTTGATACATGTTGCTAAGAAGATGCCTAAGAATGCACATGTGCACTTTTATCTTGGACTTATGTATCAAAGGTTGGGTCAACCTCAAAAGGTCGCTTTGAAACTCACCCAGCTCTATAATTCTTGTCTATCGACTTTCTGTTATTTGACTCAATTCCAGATTTCTTTCAGGCAATTTTGGCATATGAGAAAGCTGAGGAGATCTTGCTTCGTTGTGAATCTGAGATTGATAGGCCAGAACTGCTTTCGTTAGTTCAAATCCATCATGCGCAGGTGTGAAGATTGTAAAATaatcttcacttttttttttattctttacaACACAGATGAATAATTCTATTGGTTTATATTTCACCTACTTGTGTGACAACTATGTAGTGCTTTCTACTTGAAAGTCTAGGAGAGACTTGCGTGGACAAAGAACTTGAACAGGAAGAGCTTGAGGAAATTCTCTCCAGACTAAAAGACTCAATGCGATCAGATATCAGACAAGCAGCAGTATGGAACACACTAGGCTTGATACTGCTCAAAACTGGTCGCACAGAGGTAGGCGAgtgatttttcttgttttcaaatctTGTGCTCTCTTTTCTTAATCTGATCCTGGCTACCTCTCTTTTCCAGAGTGCTGTTTCGGTTCTATCGACCTTATTGACCATTGATCCTAACAACTTTGATTGCATTGGtaaccttggaattgcttatcTTCAAAGGTAAGAGTGTAACATTTGTTCGATGTATGTAATTTTCAAGCTTggcagaaaatgagagagatacATCCTTGAGGTTTATGGTTCATTTTTAATAGTTTCTCTGTTAGTTACTCTTACTGATTGTTTAATCTCTGCAGTGGAAATTTGGAGCTTTCAGAAAAATGTTTTCAAGATTTGATTCTTAAAGATCAAAATCATCCTGCTGCATTAATCAACTATGCTGCTACTCTTTTGTGTAAATATGGCTCAGTTGTTGCAGGTATGTCTTTGATAAGTTCGACTCGATTTATTTGCTGTATTGAGTAGTAGCTTACATAATCTCGTCTCACCCTCTATTCTGGGGTGTTAGATATAGAATAGTTACATTCTTTATGAAGTACAGTTTCAAACCTCCGCTACTATATAATTCCTTCATTCTATCGTCAGGTGCTGGGGCCAATGCTGGTGAAGGTTCTTCTGTAGACCAATTTGCAGCTGTCAATGTTGCAAAGGAGTGTTTGCTGGCCGCATTAAGAGCAGATCCAAAAGGAGCACATATATGGGCAAATCTTGCTAATGCATATTACATGACTGGTGACCACAGAAGTTCTAGTAAATGCTTGGAGAAGGTGCACATGGTTCATTGCTACAATCATTTATTGCTTCTTTGTTGAGGTTGTTTGTTGTTTCCTAGATCTTTTGACAAATGAATTTTTGTGTTAATTGATTGTGAACCACGGGAAATTTCTTCTGACTTCTGagttagaagtcttaaaatcGGACAGTTCACTGCTGTAATTTTGCTGTCTATGTTTCTGTGAATAGTATTTGCCTCTATTTACCTTGCGGTTTCATTTCAATGTGGTGAGTAGCCTATATTGTTGCTTcttgtttttgataatttcaATTGTTGCTCCTTAGGCTGCAAAACTGGAGCCCAATTGTATGTCTACTCGATATGCAGTTGCCATTCATCGTATCAAGGATGCAGAAAGATCTCAAGATCCTAGTGAACAGCTCTCGTGGGCTGGCAACGAAATGGCATCCATAGTAAGAGAAGGTGATTCTGTTCCAATAGAACTTCCCATTGCTTGGGCAGGACTTGCCATGGTTCACAAGGCCCAGCATGAGATTGCTGCAGCATTTAAGACAGAACAAAAGGAATTAATGGAGGTAGAAGAGCGTGCTCTCTTCATTTTAAAGCAGGTACTTTTGGGTCGTTTTCAATTTTCTATTGGACAAACTAGCTTAATGATTGCACAATGTGGAAGTTTCAAAGTGTGTTTTCTATATCAAGTTTCTGTTCATTTGTTCATACCATGATGGTAACCTCTCCATTAGTCATTGTGAGGATTATGTGAATGAACTTACATGAGAAATTCAGCGCAGCTGCTGCATATAGTTTAGGCTAATGTTTTGCATCCTATTTGTGTCTTGAGTGGCCCATCTTTATTATGTTTTATACCTTAATAGCCCAGCGATCTAATAATTTATTGTGAAGTCAACCGCTTTCTGTTGGGTATTATTTCTTCTTAATGCAGTCTGAAGTATGTTTCCTGAACTACTATGGTCCATTAAAGGGATCTCCTTTATTTTGAAGATGAAACTTGTATGACAATTGCAATTGTGAAGTAGCTTAATTTCTGTCTTGCGAACTATGCTTAAGGAGGAAAAATTTTTTTCTCCGTTTTCCATTTTACTTGCATCAGTGCATTATTCGGTAGGATTATTTTGTTGGCACAAAGTAAAATCTAAAGATTACTCACGATAGTTTTCTTTTCTACTCTCTCTAAAGTGATTTGATGTTAGCTACTTAGCTTAGTTCGTGGCATGCATTCTAAAAAATTGAAGAGGAAGGAGGAAAATATGAACTTAATGCCAACATGTTTTGCCTAAAAGTTGTCAATTCTGGTGAAAGAAATCCATGGTTCACCATTGATTGCTAAATGGTTGATGATGCTTCTTGACCTAGCTTAgtagagaaaaagaaagcatgatgttttggatgattttgttCCTAATGATatgttcttttaatttcttatgGATCAGGCAGTAGCAGAGGATCCTGATGATGGTGTGCAGTGGCACCAACTTGGCCTTCATAATCTCTGTTCCCAACAATATAAAACAGCACAAAAATATCTCAAGGCAGCAGTTGCTCGTTTTAGAGAATGCAGCTACGCGTGGTCAAATCTTGGTACGTGCTAATTCAAGACTATTTcatcgtgttttttttttcttgtattggtaaaggcttttttttttcttctttagttTAAGATTTTAAGCTTATACGGTTAAGGTTTGTGTAACTAGGTGTTGCACTGCAACTATCTGAGGAGTCCTCACAAGCTGAGGAGGTATACAAGCAGGCTTTGAGTTTAGCTACAGCGGAACAATCCCATGCTATATTTTCCAACCTTGGGAACCTCTACCGGCAGCAGAAAAAAATTGAACGCGCAAAGGCAATGTTGTCAAAGTCTCTTCAACTGCAGCCTGGCTATGCTCCTGCATATAACAATCTAGGTCTCGTTTTTGTCGCGGAGGGTCGATGGGACGAAGCTAAGTTCTGCTTTGACAAAGCTGTCCAGGCAGATCCATTGCTTGATGCAGCCAAgtcaaacatgattaaagcAACGGCCATGTCTAGATTGTGTGGAGGCTGATTCTGCTTATAAAAAACCAGAAGAGTCATTTCCCCTCATCTATTAATAACATGccactctctcttctttctctctctctgcttATTCGGGAATGAAGAATCCTTCAAATTTTCACGAAGGTGTATATAATGGTTTTATGCATTGTGTGTCATGTCCTTAACCCATAGTTGCAATCTATAACTCGCATGTCTGTAGATCCTTGAGTTCAATAACGGCATATCATAATATTTAATTGCTATATATactttaatttttgaaaattgaattGCAAATGTAGGATGAGTATGGGTCGGGTTGGTTGATCATTTGCTTAACAACTGATCCACTCGATCAACCGAACCGATCTTGGacaaaatttaaaatcattACCGGCTCGATTTTGTGGGTTTGGTAATGGTTGACAAACTTTTTCTATCGATTGCTGGGTTGAGTAAATGGTAcgtcccaatttttttttttttttttacaaaatgaaataaacatcatggtaaaacaataaaaatcaatatgCTAATCATCACTAATCTAAAATAAATAACCAGTTTTATAACATACTCAGAGTAAAGACTCTGATCCCAAGCGCGTTGACATCaagtttattttcctttttcattattttgataaattatCGTAGAGAATTCAACCCATGCAAACCGCCATGCTCATAACACGCGTTCAGAAATCATTAATTGGTGAAGTACAGCTTGCTTGGGCTCACAAGAAAACGAAATTGGTGGAAATGGAATCATATATTATAAACCcccaaaataaaaactcaagaaacAAACACGTGAATGCCAACCATGTCTGTCATGTCTATGCATGTGACAATTGGCATTCACAACCAAACCAATCATCAAAATTATGTCAACTCCCCTATcccaattttcttttaatatagGAAAGAAAATGAGGGAGGCTCGAACACGAGATCTCTTTGAGATATCATATATATGAATGTCATCTGAATTACTCGTGATTCTCTTATCTTAATTCTTTTTCAGCAATGCTAGACGTTCCAACAACTGGGATTCCAGTGATCCCATATATGGGAGAAAATTAAAGTGCATAACCTCAACAATTGGAATCTCAATTGCTGAGACATTTatctttttggattttttttgttttacaaaACCACCACATTTATATTTTATCAATAAatcaacaattatttttttttcaataaatagttTTCAAAGTACTATAGAATTCTCTCCAACTTTCTCGCTATAATCAGAAACTTTACTCCACCCCCTCTATGGAACCATAGAAACCAGAACCGAGTACTCTCTCGATCTTATGTGAAAACATGCCCATCACCAACCTATCTCTTCTCTTCAAGCCCTTCATCCTCTCTCTATTCCTATCACTCTCATGCCTTCTATTCTTAGCATCCAATTCTCCCCTCCATCGCAAAACCAAATTCAACCAGACCCAAACACAACTCTCCAGCGACCTCCGTATCCGACCCGGTTACTCCTCCTACGATGCGTACATCGAACACCAGCTCAACAAAACCTTGAACCCTAAACTCCGCCAAGTATGGAAGACGCGTGACTGGGACCGCAAGGTCCGAGTCTTCGCTAAGTTCTTCGAGTCCTTTAAGCAAAGGAACCTTTTGTTTAACGAGTCTAAGGCCTTATCTATTGGCGCCCGGGTCGGGCAAGAGGTGGCCGCATTGAAGCGGGTCGGGGTTTCGGACTCGGTCGGTATGGACTTGGTGCCGCGTCCGCCACTTGTAGTGAAAGGAGACTTCCATGCCCAGCCGTTTGAGAACGGGACTTTCGATTTTGAGTTCTCGAACGTGTTCGATCACGCGCTGTATCCGTGGAAGTTTGTTGGGGAGATCGAACGGACGTTGAAGCCCGGCGGGATTTGTGTTCTACACGTGGCGCTATCGCGACAAACGGATCAGTATTCCGCGAATGATTTGTTTAGTGTGAAGCCGTTGGTGGAGTTGTTTAAGGTGTCGGAGTTGGTTGAGGTTAGGAGGGTTGATGGGTTTG
Proteins encoded in this region:
- the LOC119985232 gene encoding probable UDP-N-acetylglucosamine--peptide N-acetylglucosaminyltransferase SEC isoform X1; translated protein: MPQLHAASQMIKPEYDDVESSKIVVFADLNANPPETTDQDPLLRASATEPSRLNVNGESSVCRSGITSKDNDGTEGKGKTSNKIGKSRSRNASKGEASCIDYGGDADAEQPGPPPPSSREEKVSSLKTGLIHVAKKMPKNAHVHFYLGLMYQRLGQPQKAILAYEKAEEILLRCESEIDRPELLSLVQIHHAQCFLLESLGETCVDKELEQEELEEILSRLKDSMRSDIRQAAVWNTLGLILLKTGRTESAVSVLSTLLTIDPNNFDCIGNLGIAYLQSGNLELSEKCFQDLILKDQNHPAALINYAATLLCKYGSVVAGAGANAGEGSSVDQFAAVNVAKECLLAALRADPKGAHIWANLANAYYMTGDHRSSSKCLEKAAKLEPNCMSTRYAVAIHRIKDAERSQDPSEQLSWAGNEMASIVREGDSVPIELPIAWAGLAMVHKAQHEIAAAFKTEQKELMEVEERALFILKQAVAEDPDDGVQWHQLGLHNLCSQQYKTAQKYLKAAVARFRECSYAWSNLGVALQLSEESSQAEEVYKQALSLATAEQSHAIFSNLGNLYRQQKKIERAKAMLSKSLQLQPGYAPAYNNLGLVFVAEGRWDEAKFCFDKAVQADPLLDAAKSNMIKATAMSRLCGG
- the LOC119985997 gene encoding uncharacterized protein LOC119985997, whose product is MPITNLSLLFKPFILSLFLSLSCLLFLASNSPLHRKTKFNQTQTQLSSDLRIRPGYSSYDAYIEHQLNKTLNPKLRQVWKTRDWDRKVRVFAKFFESFKQRNLLFNESKALSIGARVGQEVAALKRVGVSDSVGMDLVPRPPLVVKGDFHAQPFENGTFDFEFSNVFDHALYPWKFVGEIERTLKPGGICVLHVALSRQTDQYSANDLFSVKPLVELFKVSELVEVRRVDGFGLDTEVVFRKKKVNN
- the LOC119985232 gene encoding probable UDP-N-acetylglucosamine--peptide N-acetylglucosaminyltransferase SEC isoform X2; this encodes MPQLHAASQMIKPEYDDVESSKIVVFADLNANPPETTDQDPLLRASATEPSSVCRSGITSKDNDGTEGKGKTSNKIGKSRSRNASKGEASCIDYGGDADAEQPGPPPPSSREEKVSSLKTGLIHVAKKMPKNAHVHFYLGLMYQRLGQPQKAILAYEKAEEILLRCESEIDRPELLSLVQIHHAQCFLLESLGETCVDKELEQEELEEILSRLKDSMRSDIRQAAVWNTLGLILLKTGRTESAVSVLSTLLTIDPNNFDCIGNLGIAYLQSGNLELSEKCFQDLILKDQNHPAALINYAATLLCKYGSVVAGAGANAGEGSSVDQFAAVNVAKECLLAALRADPKGAHIWANLANAYYMTGDHRSSSKCLEKAAKLEPNCMSTRYAVAIHRIKDAERSQDPSEQLSWAGNEMASIVREGDSVPIELPIAWAGLAMVHKAQHEIAAAFKTEQKELMEVEERALFILKQAVAEDPDDGVQWHQLGLHNLCSQQYKTAQKYLKAAVARFRECSYAWSNLGVALQLSEESSQAEEVYKQALSLATAEQSHAIFSNLGNLYRQQKKIERAKAMLSKSLQLQPGYAPAYNNLGLVFVAEGRWDEAKFCFDKAVQADPLLDAAKSNMIKATAMSRLCGG